A genomic stretch from Pieris brassicae chromosome 9, ilPieBrab1.1, whole genome shotgun sequence includes:
- the LOC123714594 gene encoding GPI mannosyltransferase 4 has product MFLKGNILKSIKFKNTVPLPFSYWVLVTLRFALTLLPQTGYIHPDEYFQNVEVIAGDIFDVDVARTWEFDPKFPIRNIFIPKLILGPPLFIIRFLNPFIKHYFKIDLRSPYFLLVIPRLFICLLSFINDYCLYKLCIMYGQNFRNRLKIFASSYVVLIYCCRSFSNTFEMLFFSILLYLVGDCMLKSDNVIYHQEYLQEKYKHAVTPMERVKIYKMQTHLPQHSLNNVLSLASLVVIGIFNRPTFIGFALIPIFFWLHRGIGSKIVGFADFHARIFMLVVCGIPMVLLCILVDSAYYGYLTLADIESLQITWSNWVVTPLNFLRYNMDVRKLTKHGIHPRWLHLAVNVPILFNVLGFLAGCAVILNTYRFVKGQYTKMPKIQSIRGLMLLSAITPLAVLSLFPHQEARFIIPILVPLVYLYGNSIHICEVDDMDLKTLKKLLIIVWYGLNIIFAIFFGFIHQGGIYPFINDLHYENNGSYGSHMHVITTHSYSIPTYLLQLESTTKIWKDRTTKHSFTIAPSTFIHKYGSLLMDQLFMNVDEVLTNAEMRYHKYKKKYKLYVVSPCSLEKKLFREASKYQYINLLEHRSYYPHFCTEAFPNFPSKDDKSCVKGSKIISNNAQTDLTLLDRISCFVNQFCLKVFHVKVNETYTL; this is encoded by the exons atgtttCTGAAAGGAAATATacttaaatctataaaatttaagaacaCGGTGCCTCTGCCGTTCTCGTATTGGGTCCTAGTTACTCTTAGATTTGCATTAACGCTACTACCTCAAACAGGATACATTCACCCAGATGAATACTTTCAAAACGTTGAAGTCATTGCCG GTGATATATTTGATGTAGATGTTGCAAGAACGTGGGAATTCGATCCAAAATTCCCAATACGTAATATCTTTATACCAAAACTTATTTTAGGCCCACCACTTTTCATTATAAGGTTTCTTAATCCCTTTATAAAACACTACTTCAAAATCGACTTGCGTTCACCATACTTCTTACTCGTCATACCTAGACTTTTTATATGTCTTCTCTCATTCATTAATGATTATTGTCTTTACAAACTCTGTATAATGTATGGTCAGAATTTCAGAAACcgtttgaaaatatttgcaaGTTCTTATGTTGTACTCATATATTGTTGCAGAAGTTTTTCAAATACAtttgaaatgttatttttttccattCTACTTTATTTAGTAGGAGACTGTATGCTAAAGTCAGACAATGTCATTTATCACCAAGaatatttacaagaaaaatacaaacatgcTGTTACACCTATGGAGAgagtgaaaatatataaaatgcaaaCACATTTACCTCAGCATTctttaaacaatgttttaagCTTGGCCTCTTTGGTTGTGATAGGAATATTTAATCGTCCTACATTCATAGGATTTGCTCTAATACCTATATTCTTTTGGTTACATAGAGGAATTGGTTCCAAGATAGTAGGGTTTGCTGATTTTCATGCCAGAATATTTATGTTAGTTGTTTGTGGTATACCAATGGTCTTGTTGTGTATCCTTGTTGATTCCGCCTACTATGGCTACCTGACATTAGCTGATATTGAATCTCTTCAAATAACTTGGAGTAACTGGGTTGTGACACCTCTTAACTTCTTAAGATATAACATGGATGTAAGAAAACTAACTAAACATGGAATTCATCCCCGTTGGCTCCACTTGGCTGTGAATGTGCCCAtcctttttaatgttttgggGTTCCTAGCTGGATGTGCAGTTATACTTAATACATAcag GTTTGTCAAGGGACAATACACTAAAATGCCTAAAATACAAAGTATTAGGGGACTAATGCTATTATCAGCAATTACACCTTTAGCTGTGCTCTCCTTATTTCCTCACCAAGAAGCCCGTTTTATCATTCCCATACTAGTGCCtctagtatatttatatggtAACAGTATCCATATATGTGAGGTAGATGACATGGATTTAAAGACATTAAAGAAGTTACTTATAATTGTATGGTATggcttaaatattatttttgctatATTTTTTGGTTTCATCCATCAAGGTGGTATTTATCCGTTTATTAATGATCTTCATTATGAAAACAATGGCAGCTATGGTTCTCACATGCATGTAATTACTACACATAGTTATAGCATTCCTACCTATCTTCTTCAACTAGAAAGCACTACAAAAATTTGGAAGGATAGAACAACAAAACATAGTTTTACAATTGCTCCATCAacctttattcataaatatggTTCATTACTAATGGATCAACTATTCATGAATGTTGATGAAGTTTTAACAAATGCAGAAATGCGCtatcataaatataagaaaaaatacaaactgTATGTAGTATCGCCATGCTctctagaaaaaaaattattcaggGAAGCTAGTAAATAccaatacataaatttattagaacaCCGTTCTTACTATCCTCATTTTTGTACTGAAGCATTTCCTAATTTTCCTAGTAAAGATGATAAAAGTTGTGTTAAAggtagtaaaattataagtaacaATGCTCAAACTGATCTAACTTTGTTGGATAGAATCTCATGCTTTGTAAATCAGTTTTGCTTAAAAGTATTTCATGTTAAGGTAAATGAGACATAtacactttaa